Proteins from a single region of Lelliottia sp. JS-SCA-14:
- the typA gene encoding ribosome-dependent GTPase TypA has protein sequence MIENLRNIAIIAHVDHGKTTLVDKLLQQSGTFSNERAEATERVMDSNDLEKERGITILAKNTAIKWNDYRINIVDTPGHADFGGEVERVMSMVDSVLLVVDAMDGPMPQTRFVTKKAFAHGLKPIVVINKVDRPGARPDWVVDQVFDLFVNLDASDEQLDFPIIYASALMGIAGNDHNEMAEDMTPLYQAIVDHVKAPSVDLDGPFQMQISQLDYNNYVGVIGIGRIKRGKVKPNQQVTVIDSEGKTRNGKVGKVLTHLGLERIESTEAEAGDIIAITGLGELNISDTLCDPQNVEALPALSVDEPTVTMFFNVNTSPFCGKEGKYVTSRQILDRLNKELVHNVALRVEETEDADAFRVSGRGELHLSVLIENMRREGFELAVSRPKVINRMIDGRMQEPFENVTLDIEEQHQGSVMQAMGERKGDVKDMIPDGKGRIRLDYLIPARGLIGFRTEFMTMTSGTGLLYSTFSHYDDVKPGEIGQRQNGVLISNGQGKAVAFALFSLQDRGKLFLGHGAEVYEGQIIGIHSRSNDLTVNCLTGKKLTNMRASGTDEATTLVPAQKMSLEQALEFIDDDELVEVTPTSVRIRKRHLTENDRKRAGRGSKD, from the coding sequence GTGATCGAAAATCTGCGTAATATCGCCATCATCGCGCACGTTGACCATGGTAAAACTACCCTGGTTGACAAGCTGCTGCAGCAATCCGGTACCTTCAGTAATGAACGTGCTGAAGCCACCGAACGCGTGATGGACTCCAACGATTTGGAGAAAGAGCGTGGGATTACCATCCTCGCTAAAAACACCGCTATCAAATGGAATGACTACCGTATCAACATCGTTGATACCCCTGGGCACGCCGACTTCGGTGGTGAAGTTGAACGTGTAATGTCCATGGTAGACTCCGTTCTGCTGGTCGTTGACGCAATGGATGGCCCAATGCCGCAGACGCGCTTCGTAACCAAAAAGGCATTTGCCCATGGTTTGAAGCCAATCGTGGTTATCAACAAAGTTGACCGTCCTGGCGCGCGTCCTGACTGGGTTGTGGATCAGGTCTTCGACCTGTTCGTGAACCTGGACGCGAGCGACGAGCAGCTCGACTTCCCAATCATCTATGCATCAGCACTGATGGGTATCGCGGGTAACGATCACAATGAGATGGCGGAAGACATGACTCCGCTGTACCAGGCGATTGTTGACCACGTTAAAGCACCAAGCGTTGACCTCGATGGTCCGTTCCAGATGCAGATCTCCCAGCTGGACTACAACAACTACGTTGGCGTTATCGGCATCGGTCGTATCAAGCGCGGTAAAGTGAAGCCTAACCAGCAAGTCACTGTCATCGACAGCGAAGGTAAAACTCGTAACGGTAAAGTCGGTAAAGTACTGACTCACCTCGGTCTGGAGCGTATTGAATCCACCGAAGCCGAAGCGGGCGACATCATCGCGATCACCGGTCTGGGCGAGCTGAACATCTCCGACACTCTTTGCGATCCGCAAAACGTCGAAGCGCTGCCAGCCCTGTCTGTTGATGAACCAACCGTTACCATGTTCTTCAACGTCAACACCTCTCCGTTCTGTGGCAAAGAAGGTAAATACGTTACCTCTCGTCAGATCCTTGACCGCCTGAACAAAGAGCTGGTGCACAACGTGGCACTGCGTGTTGAAGAAACCGAAGATGCGGACGCGTTCCGTGTATCCGGTCGTGGCGAGCTGCACCTGTCTGTTCTTATCGAAAACATGCGTCGTGAAGGCTTCGAACTGGCTGTGTCCCGTCCGAAAGTTATCAACCGTATGATCGATGGCCGTATGCAAGAGCCGTTCGAGAACGTGACGCTGGATATCGAAGAACAGCACCAGGGTTCTGTGATGCAGGCAATGGGCGAGCGTAAGGGCGATGTCAAAGACATGATCCCTGACGGCAAAGGCCGTATTCGTCTGGATTACCTGATCCCGGCACGTGGCCTGATCGGCTTCCGTACCGAGTTCATGACCATGACCTCCGGTACTGGTCTGCTGTACTCCACCTTCAGCCACTACGATGACGTTAAACCGGGTGAAATCGGCCAGCGCCAGAACGGCGTGCTGATCTCTAACGGTCAGGGTAAAGCAGTTGCGTTCGCACTGTTCAGCCTGCAGGACCGCGGTAAGCTGTTCCTGGGTCACGGTGCAGAAGTTTACGAAGGCCAGATCATCGGTATTCACAGTCGTTCTAACGACCTGACTGTAAACTGCCTGACCGGTAAGAAACTGACCAACATGCGTGCTTCCGGTACTGACGAAGCCACCACGCTGGTTCCAGCACAGAAAATGTCTCTTGAGCAGGCTCTGGAATTTATCGATGACGACGAACTGGTAGAAGTTACCCCTACCTCCGTACGTATCCGTAAACGTCACCTGACTGAGAACGACCGTAAACGTGCGGGCCGTGGCAGCAAAGACTAA